In Persicimonas caeni, a single window of DNA contains:
- a CDS encoding calcium/sodium antiporter — MDTWSLIRGVVGLVFLVGGADLLVRGASSLAQRFGVSALVVGLTVVAFGTSAPELAVSLQGAVGGRGDIALGNVLGSNLFNILMILGLSALFAPLVVAQQLVRKEVPLMIGATVVVLLMALDGQLAAWEGIVLFGSFGFYTLYTIRQSRKTSAPVEQEYEEEFGREPKPGAAAIALEVGLVIVGLALLVLGSQWFVGTAVGLAKLFEVSDLVISLTIVAAGTSLPELATSVMASLRGERDIAVGNVVGSNLFNLLSVLALTTIFSPDPIAVSPGVLAFDLPLVLVASLACLPVFFSGHVIDRWEGAVFVAYYVAYTTYLVLAATEHAALDFFSLAVMGFLVPITVITLAVILVRSLRKSGD; from the coding sequence ATGGATACCTGGAGCCTCATTCGCGGCGTTGTGGGGTTGGTGTTTCTCGTCGGCGGGGCCGACCTGCTGGTGCGCGGCGCCTCGTCGCTCGCCCAGCGCTTCGGCGTCTCGGCGCTCGTGGTGGGCCTGACCGTGGTCGCCTTCGGCACCAGCGCCCCCGAGCTCGCCGTCAGCCTCCAGGGCGCCGTCGGCGGCCGCGGTGACATCGCCCTGGGCAACGTCCTGGGCAGCAACCTCTTCAACATCTTGATGATCCTGGGCCTCTCGGCCCTCTTCGCCCCCCTGGTCGTCGCCCAGCAGTTGGTACGAAAAGAAGTCCCGCTGATGATCGGGGCCACCGTCGTGGTGCTCCTGATGGCCCTCGACGGGCAGTTGGCTGCCTGGGAGGGCATCGTCTTGTTCGGGTCGTTCGGGTTCTACACCCTCTACACCATCCGCCAGAGCCGCAAGACCAGCGCGCCCGTCGAGCAAGAGTACGAGGAGGAATTCGGCCGCGAGCCCAAGCCCGGCGCCGCCGCCATCGCCCTGGAGGTCGGGCTCGTCATCGTCGGCCTCGCCCTCCTGGTGCTCGGCTCGCAATGGTTCGTGGGCACCGCGGTGGGCCTCGCCAAACTCTTCGAGGTCAGCGACCTGGTCATCTCGCTGACGATCGTCGCCGCCGGCACGTCGCTGCCCGAGTTGGCGACCTCGGTGATGGCCAGCCTTCGCGGCGAGCGCGACATCGCGGTGGGCAACGTGGTGGGCAGCAACCTGTTCAACCTGCTGTCGGTGCTCGCGCTCACCACCATCTTCTCACCCGACCCCATCGCGGTCAGCCCGGGCGTCTTGGCCTTCGACCTCCCGCTGGTGCTCGTCGCCTCGCTGGCCTGCTTGCCGGTCTTCTTCAGCGGGCACGTCATCGACCGGTGGGAGGGCGCGGTGTTTGTGGCCTACTACGTCGCCTACACCACCTACCTGGTGCTCGCCGCCACCGAGCACGCAGCGCTCGACTTCTTCAGCCTCGCCGTGATGGGCTTCTTGGTGCCCATCACGGTGATCACCCTGGCGGTCATCCTGGTGCGCAGTCTGCGCAAGTCGGGGGATTGA
- the tesB gene encoding acyl-CoA thioesterase II: MTDVLTQLVDLLSLEPIEKNLFRGQSQDLGWGQVFGGQVLGQSLSAAAQTVPENRHVHSFHGYFLLPGDVSRPIVYDVDRARDGGSFTTRRVSAIQNGEKIFTMAASFQVEEEGFEHQEEMPEVPGPEGLPSQTELARRIADQIPSPLRERFTAASPIETRPIDPINPFDPDARPPESAVWYRAAGDLPDDPSVHQYLLAYASDFNFLATSMYPHAVSWLTPGMQVASLDHAMWFHRPFRMDDWVLHVVESPSATGGRGLVRGRIYDREGNLVASTAQEGLIRKRSK, from the coding sequence ATGACTGATGTACTCACGCAACTCGTCGACCTTTTGTCTCTCGAGCCGATCGAGAAGAACCTGTTCCGCGGCCAGTCGCAGGATTTGGGGTGGGGGCAGGTCTTCGGCGGGCAGGTGCTCGGCCAGTCGTTGTCGGCGGCTGCGCAGACGGTGCCCGAGAACCGGCACGTGCACTCGTTTCACGGCTACTTCTTGCTGCCGGGCGACGTCAGTCGGCCGATTGTCTACGACGTCGACCGGGCGCGTGACGGCGGGAGCTTTACGACGCGGCGGGTGAGCGCGATCCAGAACGGCGAGAAGATCTTTACGATGGCGGCGTCGTTTCAAGTCGAGGAGGAGGGCTTCGAGCATCAAGAGGAGATGCCCGAGGTTCCCGGGCCCGAGGGGTTGCCCTCGCAGACCGAGCTGGCCCGCAGGATCGCCGACCAGATTCCGTCGCCGCTTCGGGAGCGGTTTACCGCCGCGTCGCCTATCGAGACGCGGCCCATCGACCCGATCAACCCGTTCGACCCGGACGCGCGTCCGCCCGAGAGCGCGGTGTGGTATCGCGCCGCCGGAGACCTCCCCGACGACCCGTCGGTCCACCAATATCTGCTGGCCTATGCGTCCGACTTCAACTTTTTGGCGACGTCGATGTACCCGCACGCGGTCTCGTGGCTGACGCCGGGCATGCAGGTGGCGAGCCTCGACCACGCCATGTGGTTCCACCGTCCGTTTCGCATGGACGATTGGGTGCTGCACGTGGTCGAGAGCCCGTCGGCGACCGGCGGGCGAGGCTTGGTGCGCGGCCGTATCTACGACCGCGAGGGCAACCTCGTCGCCTCGACCGCCCAGGAAGGCTTGATTCGCAAGCGAAGCAAGTAG
- a CDS encoding thrombospondin type 3 repeat-containing protein, translating into MKKLVFPAVVAAALLSSLPASAQTLVEDFADPLVDWRSDWLKLNSNLENYYVAGGGTAGDRGNNPTGLWLSDGSNSGDADIVFTGSYGDAIRRLELDAACWSTGTEFYAFDKDGTEIFSQACTSNDGTPVQTYPHHFTVTSTNGIGGWGFRGGGIEGNTAIDNVTVELGPVVTVDAGGGYTVAEGGTVSVSATCPSANCASYDWDIDCDGTTAYDDASGQSATFSAATLDGPSTCQIAVQACDGSGTCSTDTAVVDVTNAAPTITSTPPTTIQVGDTYTHTLTASDPASADTLSFALAGGPASMTLSGDTLSFAPNCGDVGTHTVMVTVSDDDGATSNLTYDLTVEQRDNDGDSVGDCDDNCAALANPAQTDADGDGTGDVCDPVPVANADTYSTAEDTLLTVVTPGVLDNDNDSDGDAMTAAVVQAPTSGTLTLNADGSFDYQPNANFNGTDTFTYAASDAANASTPATVTVTVTAVNDAPVLVDPTPTGPLTATAGTELSFTIVGTDLDGDTLSYDVPNLPTGASVDATSGAFAWTPTYLDAGTHTVTLVVSDGAAQDTRDVDIEVVTADEDGDGLYDDWETSNGLDPTTADTDADGIADAEEVGDDLDNPVDTDADGTIDALDTDSDEDGVADADEAGDNDLATAAVDTDADGTPDYRDLDSDEDTVGDDTDNCRLVANPDQADADADGQGDACDDDLDGDTIADDADNCPEVANTDQADLDGDGTGDECDGDIDGDGTDNTADNCPLTANADQTNTDADEFGDACDEDDDEDGTLDDADNCPLVANADQADFDEDGQGDACDDDADDDGVVGDADACPLDPNETDDGCPATYQGASAGSGCACSSTQGPTGSFAAAMFFLLGLAGLRLRRRD; encoded by the coding sequence ATGAAGAAGCTCGTCTTTCCGGCGGTCGTCGCCGCAGCCCTTCTCTCCAGCTTGCCCGCGAGCGCCCAGACGCTCGTCGAAGATTTCGCCGACCCGCTCGTCGATTGGCGAAGCGACTGGCTCAAGCTCAACAGCAACCTCGAAAACTACTACGTGGCCGGCGGCGGCACGGCGGGAGACCGGGGCAACAACCCCACCGGGCTGTGGCTGTCGGACGGCTCGAACTCCGGTGATGCCGATATTGTCTTTACGGGCAGCTACGGCGACGCCATCCGGCGCCTCGAGCTCGACGCGGCCTGCTGGTCGACGGGGACGGAGTTCTACGCCTTCGACAAAGACGGCACCGAGATCTTCAGCCAGGCGTGCACGTCCAACGACGGCACCCCGGTGCAGACGTATCCCCACCACTTCACGGTGACCTCGACCAACGGCATCGGCGGCTGGGGCTTTCGCGGCGGCGGCATCGAAGGCAACACGGCCATCGACAACGTGACCGTCGAGCTCGGCCCGGTGGTCACTGTCGACGCCGGCGGGGGCTACACCGTCGCCGAGGGCGGCACCGTCTCGGTGAGCGCGACCTGCCCGAGCGCCAACTGCGCGAGCTACGATTGGGACATCGACTGCGACGGCACCACCGCCTACGACGACGCGAGCGGGCAGTCGGCCACCTTCTCGGCCGCCACCCTCGACGGCCCGTCGACCTGCCAGATCGCGGTGCAGGCATGCGACGGCTCGGGAACCTGCAGCACCGACACGGCGGTCGTCGACGTGACCAACGCCGCGCCGACCATCACCTCGACCCCGCCGACGACGATCCAGGTCGGCGACACCTACACCCACACCCTCACGGCGAGCGACCCGGCGAGCGCGGACACGCTTAGCTTCGCGCTGGCCGGCGGCCCCGCGTCGATGACGTTGTCGGGCGATACGCTCTCGTTTGCCCCCAATTGCGGCGACGTGGGCACACACACTGTGATGGTGACGGTGAGCGATGACGACGGCGCGACCTCCAACCTGACCTACGATCTGACGGTCGAGCAGCGCGATAACGACGGCGACAGCGTCGGCGACTGCGACGACAACTGCGCCGCGCTGGCCAACCCGGCGCAGACCGACGCCGATGGCGACGGCACCGGCGACGTGTGCGACCCCGTCCCGGTGGCCAACGCCGACACCTACAGCACCGCCGAGGACACCCTGTTGACCGTGGTCACCCCGGGCGTGCTCGACAACGACAACGACTCCGACGGCGACGCCATGACCGCCGCGGTCGTCCAGGCCCCCACGAGCGGCACCCTCACGCTCAACGCCGACGGCTCGTTCGACTACCAGCCCAACGCGAACTTCAACGGCACCGACACCTTCACCTACGCCGCCTCAGACGCGGCCAACGCCTCGACCCCGGCGACGGTCACCGTCACCGTCACCGCGGTCAACGACGCCCCGGTGCTCGTCGACCCGACCCCGACCGGCCCGCTGACGGCCACGGCCGGCACCGAGCTTAGCTTCACCATCGTGGGCACCGACCTCGACGGCGACACCTTGAGCTACGACGTGCCCAACCTGCCCACGGGCGCGAGCGTCGACGCCACGAGCGGCGCGTTCGCCTGGACGCCGACCTATCTCGACGCCGGCACGCATACCGTGACCCTCGTGGTCAGCGACGGCGCCGCCCAGGACACCCGCGACGTGGACATCGAAGTCGTCACCGCCGACGAAGACGGCGACGGCCTGTACGACGACTGGGAGACGAGCAACGGCCTCGACCCGACCACCGCCGACACCGACGCCGACGGCATCGCCGACGCCGAAGAGGTGGGCGACGATCTCGACAACCCGGTCGACACCGACGCCGACGGCACCATCGACGCCCTCGACACCGACAGCGACGAAGACGGCGTCGCCGACGCCGACGAGGCCGGCGACAACGACCTGGCCACCGCCGCGGTCGACACCGACGCCGACGGCACCCCCGACTACCGCGACCTCGACAGCGACGAGGACACGGTCGGAGACGACACGGACAACTGCCGCCTCGTCGCCAACCCCGACCAGGCCGACGCCGACGCCGACGGCCAGGGCGACGCCTGCGACGACGACCTCGACGGCGACACCATCGCCGACGACGCCGACAACTGCCCCGAGGTCGCCAACACCGACCAGGCCGACCTCGACGGCGACGGCACCGGCGACGAGTGCGACGGCGACATCGACGGCGACGGCACGGACAACACCGCCGACAACTGCCCGCTGACCGCCAACGCCGACCAGACGAACACCGACGCCGACGAGTTCGGCGACGCCTGCGACGAGGACGACGACGAAGACGGCACCCTCGACGACGCCGACAACTGCCCGCTGGTCGCCAACGCCGACCAAGCCGACTTCGACGAAGACGGCCAGGGCGACGCCTGCGACGATGACGCCGACGACGACGGCGTGGTCGGCGATGCCGACGCCTGCCCGCTCGACCCCAACGAGACCGACGACGGCTGCCCCGCGACCTACCAAGGCGCCTCGGCCGGTAGCGGCTGCGCCTGCAGCAGCACACAGGGCCCGACCGGCAGCTTCGCCGCCGCGATGTTCTTCTTGCTGGGACTCGCCGGCCTGCGGCTGCGCCGCCGCGATTGA
- a CDS encoding DUF3891 family protein, with the protein MLIRPTSDSTFECITQEHHAVLSGLLAGAWKPTRLDPLLVQAIGVHDNPWREADAQPLFNDDRGLPHDFITYPMEEKIALYRHGLDALEEVHPWIAHLVSRHYTTFSGTRDVDTLVGPERARRERLEGLIADWRLDASDEALRWVKFFDIFSLHLCLTGPRTQTDSIPRWLTDPDKWSTAPDGTELKLRWESDATLTVDPWPFAEPELDCGLYVRVLEGRAENAEEMERAWREAEVGRRGVRLQSLAS; encoded by the coding sequence ATGCTCATCCGCCCGACGTCCGATTCGACCTTCGAGTGCATCACCCAGGAACACCACGCGGTCCTCTCCGGCCTCCTCGCCGGCGCCTGGAAGCCCACCCGGCTCGACCCGCTGCTCGTCCAGGCCATCGGCGTGCACGACAACCCGTGGCGTGAGGCCGACGCGCAGCCGCTATTCAACGACGATCGCGGCTTGCCGCACGACTTCATCACCTACCCGATGGAGGAGAAGATCGCGCTGTACCGACACGGACTCGACGCCCTCGAAGAGGTCCACCCGTGGATCGCGCACCTGGTCAGCCGCCACTACACGACCTTCTCGGGCACACGCGACGTCGACACCTTGGTCGGGCCCGAGAGAGCCAGGCGCGAGCGCCTGGAGGGACTCATCGCCGACTGGCGCCTCGACGCGTCCGACGAAGCGCTGCGGTGGGTCAAATTCTTCGACATCTTCTCGCTGCACCTCTGTTTGACCGGCCCGCGCACTCAAACAGACTCGATCCCACGGTGGCTGACCGACCCCGACAAGTGGTCGACGGCGCCCGACGGCACTGAATTGAAGTTGCGCTGGGAGAGCGACGCGACGCTGACGGTCGATCCGTGGCCCTTTGCAGAGCCGGAGCTGGACTGTGGGCTGTATGTGCGGGTGCTCGAAGGGCGCGCTGAGAACGCAGAAGAGATGGAACGTGCGTGGCGAGAGGCCGAAGTGGGCCGGCGGGGGGTGAGATTGCAGTCCCTTGCTAGCTGA
- the udk gene encoding uridine kinase — MQVDLQDSLEPPVIVGIAGGTGSGKTTLARRIQEGVGDNSTLLQHDWYYHDQSNVPMEERAKVNFDHPESLDNDLLVTHLTKLKAGEAVEVPQYDFTRHTRLEETVRVEPTPVVVVEGILLFAVPELRERFDIKLYVDTDSDIRAFRRIRRDIRERGRDFESIRAQYYKTVRPMHLEFVEPSKRWADLIIPEGGNNFIALDVIIERLKRFLEL; from the coding sequence ATGCAGGTCGATCTTCAGGACTCCCTCGAACCCCCCGTCATCGTCGGCATCGCCGGCGGCACCGGATCGGGCAAGACTACACTAGCCCGACGCATTCAGGAGGGCGTTGGCGACAACAGCACTCTGTTGCAGCACGACTGGTATTATCACGACCAGAGCAACGTGCCGATGGAGGAGCGCGCCAAGGTCAACTTCGACCATCCGGAGAGTCTGGACAACGACTTGCTGGTGACCCACCTGACCAAGCTCAAGGCCGGCGAAGCGGTCGAAGTTCCGCAGTACGATTTTACGCGCCACACGCGTCTCGAGGAGACCGTGCGCGTCGAACCCACCCCAGTGGTGGTCGTCGAGGGGATTTTACTCTTCGCGGTGCCCGAACTGCGTGAGCGCTTCGACATCAAGCTGTACGTCGACACCGACTCCGACATCCGCGCGTTTCGCAGGATAAGACGAGATATCCGCGAGCGCGGCCGTGACTTCGAGTCGATCCGCGCGCAGTACTACAAGACGGTGCGCCCGATGCACCTCGAGTTCGTCGAGCCGTCGAAGCGCTGGGCCGATCTGATCATCCCCGAGGGGGGCAACAACTTCATCGCCCTCGACGTCATCATCGAGCGTCTCAAGCGCTTCTTAGAGCTCTAA
- a CDS encoding metallophosphoesterase — protein MSTFEALKYLYYSLMVVGPLLLVVVGVGSAVARRRWTWNHTAAICVGILLLCTYVWSSHIEPYMLQVRRVEITSDAITRPLRIVHLSDIQTPTIGEYEREVFARVAELEPDLVVHTGDVLQPPTAAELDKVAGLFATLEPTYGTFNVEGDVDRDLTVADWREFDRRARTTTLHDEAITVATEAGTVRILGLTGGMSRTLSREQARSWLDAGSPDAALDIVIGHAPDYILNIRGEPVDLALAGHTHGGQVRVPLYGPPLTLSRVPRDWAFGHTLVDGTHLNVTSGVGAERAHGLPPIRFNCPPEVTLIEVRPK, from the coding sequence ATGTCAACGTTCGAGGCACTCAAATATCTGTACTACAGCCTGATGGTCGTCGGCCCCCTCCTGTTGGTGGTCGTTGGGGTGGGCTCGGCTGTGGCCCGACGTCGGTGGACTTGGAACCACACCGCGGCGATTTGTGTCGGGATTCTGCTGCTTTGCACCTACGTGTGGTCCAGCCACATCGAGCCGTACATGCTGCAAGTGCGACGCGTCGAGATCACCAGCGACGCGATCACCCGCCCGCTTCGCATCGTGCATCTGTCGGATATCCAGACGCCGACGATTGGCGAGTACGAGCGAGAGGTCTTCGCTCGAGTCGCCGAGCTCGAGCCAGACCTCGTCGTGCACACCGGCGACGTGCTGCAGCCGCCGACCGCCGCTGAACTCGACAAAGTCGCCGGGCTCTTCGCCACGCTCGAGCCGACCTACGGAACCTTCAACGTCGAGGGAGACGTCGACCGCGACCTGACCGTGGCCGACTGGAGAGAGTTCGACCGCCGCGCCCGGACCACCACCTTGCACGACGAGGCGATCACGGTCGCCACGGAGGCCGGCACGGTGCGCATCCTCGGGCTCACCGGGGGCATGTCGCGCACGCTCTCCCGGGAACAAGCGAGAAGCTGGCTCGACGCAGGCTCTCCCGACGCGGCCCTGGACATCGTCATCGGCCACGCCCCCGACTATATCCTCAACATTCGCGGCGAGCCGGTCGACCTGGCGCTCGCGGGCCACACCCACGGCGGCCAGGTGCGCGTGCCGCTGTATGGCCCGCCGCTGACCCTCAGCCGGGTGCCGCGCGATTGGGCGTTTGGCCACACGCTCGTCGACGGCACCCACCTCAACGTCACCTCCGGCGTCGGCGCCGAGCGCGCGCACGGACTGCCGCCCATTCGGTTCAACTGCCCGCCCGAGGTCACGCTGATCGAAGTTCGACCCAAATGA
- a CDS encoding CbrC family protein, whose protein sequence is MQRPSGHEVHVPLAVVRKLISDLIHTGDLRLRARRDTVEHLHARQTLGEDLRDWIQARIDVNERSAQKEAVAEMVDWLLERPELDDLFMADVDLYWMLRRRVWDIRDELAAGGADQTFATVGEADSSHAGEQTVVYTSPVTQKKPQASRFKFLGIDFPLFGASVDEASSYVGSGFCCVRQEKVEHAFELGISDYLCVSCDACGRDNFLDASDRASQPCRECGVEIAFPPFPDETPCIGYEALRAGGAALTKDTEFGMITWENAENGVTHGVPWIDPDRVEDVDIVELEEGWHAARLDPDDMWELLRTPSFVSWQGEFWLFSGGHPMVYVGAWTRVEFCMHAEDGKGEALFNEVVEDLPERDLWPELEPDGSVAAYVFRCPETGRLRASWDMP, encoded by the coding sequence ATGCAGCGTCCCTCGGGCCACGAAGTCCATGTGCCATTGGCGGTGGTTCGCAAATTAATCAGTGACTTGATCCATACGGGCGATCTGAGGCTTCGAGCCCGTCGGGATACCGTCGAGCACCTCCACGCCCGTCAGACGCTTGGTGAGGACCTGCGCGATTGGATTCAAGCGCGCATCGACGTCAACGAGCGCAGCGCGCAGAAAGAGGCGGTCGCCGAGATGGTGGATTGGTTGCTCGAGCGCCCGGAGCTCGACGACCTCTTCATGGCCGACGTCGACCTGTATTGGATGCTTCGCCGGCGGGTGTGGGATATTCGCGACGAACTCGCCGCCGGTGGCGCCGACCAGACGTTCGCCACAGTCGGGGAGGCCGATTCATCACACGCCGGCGAGCAGACCGTGGTCTATACGTCTCCGGTCACCCAGAAGAAGCCTCAGGCCTCGCGGTTCAAGTTCTTGGGCATTGACTTCCCGCTCTTCGGGGCGTCGGTGGACGAGGCCTCGTCGTATGTCGGCTCGGGCTTTTGCTGCGTGCGCCAAGAGAAGGTCGAGCACGCCTTCGAGCTGGGCATCAGCGACTACCTGTGCGTGAGCTGCGACGCATGCGGTCGGGACAACTTTTTGGACGCCTCCGATCGGGCTTCCCAGCCGTGCCGGGAGTGTGGCGTGGAGATCGCGTTCCCTCCGTTCCCCGACGAGACCCCCTGCATCGGCTACGAGGCGCTGCGCGCGGGCGGCGCCGCGCTGACCAAGGACACCGAGTTCGGCATGATCACCTGGGAGAACGCCGAAAACGGCGTCACTCACGGAGTCCCCTGGATTGATCCCGACAGGGTCGAGGACGTCGATATCGTCGAGCTCGAGGAAGGCTGGCACGCCGCGCGCCTCGACCCCGACGATATGTGGGAGCTGTTGCGCACCCCTTCGTTCGTGAGCTGGCAGGGCGAGTTCTGGCTCTTCTCGGGCGGACACCCGATGGTCTACGTGGGCGCTTGGACCCGCGTCGAATTCTGCATGCATGCCGAAGATGGCAAGGGCGAGGCGCTGTTCAACGAGGTCGTCGAAGACCTGCCCGAGCGCGACCTGTGGCCCGAGCTCGAACCCGACGGGTCGGTGGCCGCGTACGTGTTCCGCTGCCCCGAGACGGGACGACTGCGCGCGAGCTGGGACATGCCGTAG
- a CDS encoding class I SAM-dependent methyltransferase codes for MDEVVDYYDQLAPTYDDTRFGHTWGQFLDRQEREVLAQWLPDEPGVDRLDLACGTGRTLDLATAGVDASAAMVGRARHRHPDTPIECARADALPYAPESFDAVFSLHFFMHLDPSYIRRVLAECHRVLRPGGLLAFDAPSDLRRRFNDYQPEGWHCATALHPLEVRRLASPLFELVDFRGVMFAPVHRLPETARRVWRPADSAVAQSRLGRWACSHFMFLLQRREP; via the coding sequence ATGGATGAGGTCGTCGACTATTACGACCAACTCGCCCCCACCTACGACGACACCCGATTTGGCCACACCTGGGGCCAGTTCTTGGACCGACAAGAGCGCGAGGTGCTCGCGCAGTGGCTGCCGGACGAGCCCGGGGTCGACCGGCTCGACCTCGCGTGTGGCACCGGGCGCACCCTCGACCTTGCCACGGCGGGCGTCGACGCCAGCGCTGCGATGGTCGGTCGCGCACGGCACCGCCATCCCGACACCCCGATCGAGTGCGCCCGCGCCGACGCCCTCCCCTATGCCCCGGAGAGCTTCGACGCGGTCTTCTCGCTGCACTTCTTCATGCACCTCGACCCGTCCTATATCCGGCGAGTCCTCGCCGAATGCCACCGCGTGCTTCGCCCCGGCGGGCTGCTCGCCTTCGACGCCCCCTCCGACCTACGCCGCCGGTTCAACGACTACCAGCCCGAGGGCTGGCACTGCGCCACCGCACTGCACCCGCTCGAGGTCCGCAGGCTCGCCTCGCCGCTCTTCGAGCTGGTCGACTTTCGCGGCGTGATGTTCGCTCCGGTGCACCGCCTGCCCGAGACGGCCCGCCGCGTGTGGCGCCCCGCCGATAGCGCGGTCGCCCAGAGCCGGCTGGGCCGCTGGGCCTGCTCGCACTTCATGTTTTTGCTGCAGCGGAGGGAGCCGTGA
- a CDS encoding dihydrolipoyl dehydrogenase has protein sequence MKTKRVDVAIIGAGTAGLNARREAEKAGASWVLIESGPYGTTCARVGCMPSKLLIAAAEAAHNVAHAREFGVNVENWNVDGRAVMERVRSERDRFVGFVVDSTESIPEEKRLRGEARFVGPKSLQVGDHTRVEAKSVVIATGSRPWIPPQLDAIRDDVLVNDDVFEWEDLPESMAIFGTGIIGLEIGQALTRLGVQIEFFNPFDELGRFSDPKIVAKAHKVFGKQLTLHLKSDATGVEKVDGGYRIQWTDLNGEDHERVFQHVMSAAGRRPNVEALDLEKAGIPLDHRGLPISDPRTLQCGDTSIFVAGDVSGHRPILHEASDEGRIAGANAAQFPDVQATVRKTSLEIAFTEPQMAIVGERYIDLDPDEIAIGEVSYDNQGRARVMGANCGLVRLYGRKSNCRLIAAEMFGPRVEHTSHLLAWAIQEGLTVPELLEKPVYHPVFEEGIRTAIRNLAKELRVSGQCGPQDRGEGPGA, from the coding sequence ATGAAGACAAAACGCGTCGACGTGGCCATCATCGGTGCCGGTACAGCCGGCCTGAACGCTCGCAGGGAAGCCGAGAAGGCCGGCGCGAGTTGGGTGCTCATCGAATCGGGCCCCTACGGAACCACCTGCGCCCGGGTCGGGTGCATGCCATCGAAACTACTCATCGCGGCCGCCGAGGCCGCTCACAACGTCGCCCATGCGCGTGAGTTCGGCGTCAACGTCGAGAACTGGAACGTCGACGGGCGCGCGGTCATGGAGCGGGTGCGCAGCGAGCGCGACCGCTTCGTGGGATTCGTGGTCGACTCGACCGAGTCGATCCCGGAGGAGAAACGCCTGCGCGGCGAAGCGCGCTTCGTCGGGCCCAAGTCGCTGCAGGTCGGCGACCACACCCGCGTGGAAGCCAAATCGGTGGTCATCGCCACCGGCTCGCGGCCCTGGATCCCGCCGCAGCTCGACGCCATTCGCGACGACGTGCTCGTCAACGATGACGTCTTCGAGTGGGAGGATCTGCCCGAGTCGATGGCGATCTTCGGCACGGGCATCATCGGCCTCGAGATCGGCCAAGCACTGACGCGCCTGGGCGTGCAAATCGAGTTCTTCAACCCGTTCGACGAGCTGGGTCGCTTCAGCGATCCCAAGATCGTCGCCAAGGCCCATAAGGTCTTCGGCAAGCAGCTCACGCTGCACCTCAAATCCGACGCCACCGGCGTCGAGAAGGTCGACGGGGGCTACCGGATTCAGTGGACGGACCTGAACGGCGAAGACCACGAACGCGTCTTCCAGCACGTGATGAGCGCCGCCGGCCGGCGCCCCAACGTCGAGGCCCTCGACCTCGAGAAGGCGGGGATCCCCCTGGACCATCGCGGCCTGCCCATCTCCGACCCGCGCACGCTGCAGTGTGGCGACACCTCGATCTTCGTGGCCGGCGACGTCAGCGGCCACCGCCCCATCCTGCACGAGGCCTCCGACGAGGGACGCATCGCCGGGGCGAACGCCGCGCAATTCCCCGACGTGCAGGCAACCGTGCGCAAGACGAGCCTCGAGATTGCGTTTACCGAGCCCCAGATGGCCATTGTGGGAGAGCGCTACATCGACCTCGACCCCGACGAGATCGCCATCGGCGAGGTCTCCTACGACAACCAGGGCCGCGCTCGTGTGATGGGCGCCAACTGCGGATTGGTGCGGCTGTACGGGCGCAAGTCCAACTGCCGGCTCATCGCCGCCGAGATGTTCGGCCCGCGCGTCGAGCACACCTCCCACCTGCTCGCCTGGGCGATCCAAGAGGGACTCACCGTCCCCGAGCTTCTCGAAAAGCCGGTCTATCACCCCGTCTTCGAGGAGGGAATCCGCACCGCCATTCGCAACCTGGCCAAGGAACTCCGCGTCTCCGGCCAGTGCGGCCCGCAGGACCGCGGCGAAGGCCCCGGCGCCTGA